A genomic region of Stenotrophomonas sp. NA06056 contains the following coding sequences:
- a CDS encoding threonine dehydratase encodes MPAADASKESDVGDVTVADVLAAQARLRRFLPPTPLHHAERFGTWLKLENLQRTGSYKVRGALNALLAARERGDTRPVICASAGNHAQGVAWAAYRLDVPAIAVMPHGAPATKIAGVAHWGATVRQHGNSYDEAYAFAVELAQRHGYRFLSAFDDADVIAGQGTVGIELAVHAPDVVIVPIGGGGLASGVALALKSQGVRIVGAQVEGVDSMARAIRGDVREITPVPSLADGVRVKIPGFLTRRLCTSLLDDVVIVREAELRETLVRLALEEHIIAEGAGALALAAGRRVAGRRKCAVVSGGNIDAGVLAGLLTDIRPRPPRKPRRRRAETPRSPSKATATVFPTPSPSPLQAVAPAVEEISL; translated from the coding sequence ATGCCGGCCGCTGACGCCAGCAAGGAAAGCGATGTCGGCGACGTAACCGTTGCCGATGTACTGGCGGCGCAGGCCCGTCTGCGCCGCTTCCTGCCGCCCACGCCACTGCACCATGCCGAGCGCTTCGGCACCTGGCTGAAGCTGGAGAACCTGCAGCGCACCGGATCGTACAAGGTGCGCGGCGCGCTGAATGCCCTGCTGGCCGCCCGCGAACGTGGCGATACGCGCCCGGTGATCTGCGCCTCGGCTGGCAACCACGCCCAGGGCGTGGCCTGGGCCGCCTACCGCCTGGATGTGCCGGCCATCGCCGTAATGCCGCATGGCGCACCGGCAACCAAGATCGCAGGCGTCGCCCATTGGGGCGCAACCGTGCGCCAGCATGGCAACAGTTATGACGAAGCCTATGCGTTCGCCGTTGAACTGGCGCAGCGCCATGGCTACCGCTTCCTGTCCGCGTTCGACGATGCCGATGTCATCGCCGGGCAGGGTACCGTCGGCATCGAGCTGGCGGTGCATGCGCCGGACGTGGTGATCGTTCCGATCGGCGGCGGCGGCCTGGCCTCCGGCGTCGCCCTGGCGTTGAAGTCGCAGGGCGTACGCATCGTTGGTGCGCAGGTCGAGGGGGTTGATTCGATGGCACGTGCAATCCGCGGCGACGTGCGCGAGATCACCCCGGTGCCGTCGCTGGCCGATGGCGTGCGGGTGAAGATCCCCGGCTTCCTGACCCGCCGCCTGTGCACCTCGCTGCTGGACGACGTGGTGATCGTGCGCGAAGCCGAGTTGCGCGAAACCCTGGTGCGGTTGGCACTGGAAGAACACATCATCGCCGAAGGCGCTGGCGCACTGGCGCTGGCCGCCGGGCGCCGTGTCGCCGGCCGCCGCAAGTGCGCGGTCGTCTCCGGCGGCAACATCGATGCCGGCGTGCTCGCAGGCCTGCTCACCGACATCCGCCCGCGTCCGCCACGCAAGCCGCGCCGACGCCGGGCAGAAACTCCGCGTTCGCCCAGCAAGGCGACCGCCACCGTCTTCCCAACGCCTTCCCCTTCCCCCCTGCAAGCCGTCGCACCCGCTGTCGAGGAGATTTCCCTGTGA
- a CDS encoding ACT domain-containing protein, giving the protein MQYRLDLVLQPAEGALLRVIGMAERRGFAPRAITGAPMAADDGRWHLQLVVDGSRPPETLCRQMEKIYDCVSVQMTALEGVSA; this is encoded by the coding sequence ATGCAATACCGGCTTGACCTGGTGCTGCAACCGGCCGAGGGCGCGCTGCTGCGCGTGATCGGCATGGCCGAACGCCGCGGCTTCGCACCGCGCGCGATCACCGGTGCGCCGATGGCCGCCGACGATGGTCGTTGGCACCTGCAGCTGGTGGTGGACGGCTCGCGTCCGCCGGAAACCCTGTGCCGGCAGATGGAAAAGATCTACGACTGCGTTTCAGTGCAGATGACCGCACTGGAAGGAGTATCCGCATGA
- the ilvG gene encoding acetolactate synthase 2 catalytic subunit — translation MNTPTHRSAPPNGARWLTQALEAEGVRTLFGYPGGTIMPFYDALVDSSLKHILVRHEQGAALAANGFARASGQVGVCVATSGPGASNLVTGIADAMLDSVPMVCITGQVATPLLGTDAFQELDVFGLTMPIVKHSWLVRSVDDLPRVVTDAFRIAREGRPGPVLIDLPKDVQLADASHLPAHVPASVEPPPAAADDAIAEAIAALAAAEKPVVYAGGGIALGDAVQELREFVEASAIPTVMTLRGLGALPAQHPQSLGMLGMHGTRAANMAVQESDLLLVLGARFDDRATGKLTEFAPFARVVHIDADAYEISKLRSADVAVPGNVGHAIRALRAAFPSPKAHQDAWRKRCAQHRERFAARYDAPGQHIYAPALLKRLSELAPADAVIACDVGQHQMWVAQHCRFNHPRNHLTSGALGTMGFGLPAAMGAQFACPERTVVLVSGDGSFMMNVQELATIARCRLPVKIILLDNSSLGMVRQWQELFFAERYSEIDLSDNPDFVALAKVFGIAATRIDARDDVEGGLAALLAEPGPALLHVAIDARANVWPLVPPNTANSTMLESNPAHARQEIPNAIPA, via the coding sequence ATGAACACTCCCACACACCGCAGCGCGCCGCCCAACGGCGCGCGCTGGCTGACCCAGGCGCTGGAGGCCGAGGGTGTCCGCACGCTGTTCGGCTACCCCGGCGGCACCATCATGCCGTTCTACGACGCACTGGTGGATTCGTCGCTGAAGCACATCCTGGTGCGCCATGAGCAGGGCGCGGCACTGGCCGCGAACGGCTTTGCGCGTGCCAGTGGCCAGGTCGGCGTCTGCGTGGCGACCTCCGGGCCGGGCGCTTCGAACCTGGTCACCGGCATCGCCGATGCAATGCTCGATTCGGTGCCGATGGTCTGCATCACCGGCCAGGTGGCCACGCCGCTGCTGGGCACCGATGCCTTCCAGGAACTGGATGTGTTCGGCTTGACGATGCCGATCGTCAAGCACAGCTGGCTGGTGCGCAGCGTCGATGATCTGCCGCGCGTGGTGACCGATGCCTTCCGCATCGCCCGCGAGGGCCGTCCTGGCCCGGTGCTGATCGACCTGCCCAAGGATGTGCAGCTGGCCGATGCCAGCCACCTGCCGGCGCATGTGCCGGCCAGCGTGGAACCGCCGCCGGCCGCCGCTGACGACGCCATCGCCGAGGCCATCGCCGCACTGGCTGCGGCGGAAAAGCCGGTGGTCTATGCCGGTGGTGGCATTGCCCTGGGCGATGCCGTGCAGGAGCTGCGCGAATTCGTCGAAGCCAGCGCCATCCCCACCGTGATGACCCTGCGTGGGCTGGGCGCGCTGCCTGCCCAGCACCCGCAGTCGTTGGGTATGCTGGGCATGCACGGCACCCGCGCGGCGAACATGGCGGTGCAGGAAAGCGACCTGCTGCTGGTGCTGGGTGCGCGTTTCGATGATCGGGCGACCGGCAAGCTGACCGAGTTCGCGCCGTTTGCCCGGGTGGTGCACATCGATGCCGATGCGTACGAGATCTCCAAGCTGCGCAGCGCCGATGTCGCCGTGCCCGGCAATGTCGGCCACGCCATCCGCGCCCTGCGTGCGGCCTTCCCCTCCCCCAAGGCCCACCAGGACGCATGGCGCAAGCGCTGCGCGCAGCATCGCGAACGCTTCGCCGCGCGCTACGACGCACCGGGCCAGCACATCTACGCCCCGGCGTTGCTGAAGCGCCTGAGCGAGCTGGCCCCGGCCGATGCGGTGATCGCCTGCGATGTTGGCCAACACCAGATGTGGGTGGCACAGCACTGCCGCTTCAATCACCCGCGCAACCACCTGACCAGTGGCGCGCTGGGCACGATGGGCTTCGGCCTGCCGGCGGCGATGGGCGCGCAGTTCGCCTGCCCTGAGCGCACGGTGGTGCTGGTGTCCGGCGATGGCAGCTTCATGATGAACGTGCAGGAGCTGGCGACCATCGCGCGCTGCCGCCTGCCGGTGAAGATCATCCTGTTGGACAACAGTTCGCTGGGCATGGTGCGGCAGTGGCAGGAACTGTTCTTCGCCGAGCGTTACAGCGAGATCGACCTGTCCGACAACCCGGACTTCGTGGCCCTGGCCAAGGTGTTCGGCATCGCCGCCACGCGCATCGATGCACGTGATGACGTTGAAGGTGGACTGGCCGCACTGCTGGCCGAGCCCGGCCCGGCCCTGCTGCACGTAGCCATTGATGCACGCGCGAACGTGTGGCCACTGGTGCCGCCCAATACCGCCAACAGCACCATGCTGGAAAGCAACCCTGCACATGCACGCCAGGAGATCCCCAATGCAATACCGGCTTGA
- the ilvC gene encoding ketol-acid reductoisomerase, with the protein MSTNDLPQTKIAVIGFGSQGRAHALNLRESGFDVVVGLRPGGPTEVKAQADGFTVKAPAEAVKDADLVAVLTPDMVQKKLYDDVLAPNMKQGAVLLFAHGLNVHFDMIKPREDLDVVLVAPKGPGALVRREYEIGRGVPCIWAVYQDKSGKAAEYALAYAAGLGGARANLIQTTFKEETETDLFGEQAVLCGGASALVQAGFETLVEAGYQPEIAYYEVLHELKLIVDLFYEGGISRMLEFISETAQYGDYVSGPRVIDAGTKERMKEVLKDIQDGTFTKNWVAEYEAGLPNYNKFKQADLEHPIEKVGKELRAKMVWLQGQAA; encoded by the coding sequence ATGAGCACCAACGACCTGCCCCAGACCAAAATCGCCGTCATCGGCTTCGGCAGCCAGGGCCGCGCCCACGCGCTGAACCTGCGTGAATCCGGCTTCGATGTGGTGGTAGGCCTGCGCCCGGGCGGCCCCACCGAGGTCAAGGCGCAGGCCGATGGCTTCACCGTGAAGGCACCGGCCGAGGCGGTGAAGGATGCCGACCTGGTCGCGGTGCTGACCCCGGACATGGTGCAGAAGAAGCTCTACGACGACGTGCTGGCACCGAACATGAAACAGGGTGCGGTGCTGCTGTTCGCGCATGGTTTGAACGTGCATTTCGACATGATCAAGCCGCGCGAGGACCTGGACGTCGTTCTGGTCGCGCCGAAGGGCCCGGGTGCGCTGGTCCGTCGCGAATATGAAATCGGCCGCGGTGTGCCGTGCATCTGGGCGGTCTACCAGGACAAGAGCGGCAAGGCCGCCGAGTATGCACTCGCCTATGCAGCCGGCCTGGGTGGCGCACGCGCCAACCTGATCCAGACCACCTTCAAGGAAGAAACCGAGACCGATCTGTTCGGTGAGCAGGCGGTGCTGTGCGGCGGCGCTTCGGCGCTGGTGCAGGCGGGCTTCGAGACCCTGGTGGAAGCCGGTTACCAGCCGGAAATCGCCTATTACGAAGTGCTGCACGAACTGAAGCTGATCGTCGACCTGTTCTACGAAGGCGGCATCTCGCGCATGTTGGAATTCATCTCCGAAACCGCGCAGTACGGCGACTACGTCAGCGGCCCGCGGGTCATCGACGCCGGCACCAAGGAGCGCATGAAGGAAGTACTGAAGGACATCCAGGACGGCACCTTCACCAAGAACTGGGTGGCCGAGTACGAAGCGGGCCTGCCGAACTACAACAAGTTCAAGCAGGCCGACCTGGAGCATCCGATCGAGAAGGTAGGCAAGGAGCTGCGCGCCAAGATGGTCTGGTTGCAAGGTCAAGCCGCGTAA
- the ggt gene encoding gamma-glutamyltransferase produces MSRRLARSLLAAAVLAAVPLLSLAADRITGHTFATRSEVIAPHAMAATSQPLATQIALDVMKRGGSAVDAAIAANAALGLMEPTGNGVGGDLFAIVWDPKTQKLYGYNGSGRSPKSLTLAEFQRRGLKEIPATGPLPVSVPGAVDGWFALHDRFGRKPMADNLAPAIRYAREGHPVAEVISYYWDRSVPKLSQYPGFKEQFTVDGHAPRKGEMWKNPNLADTLQKIADGGRDAFYKGDIAHTIGDYFKKNGGYLSYQDMADHHGEWVEPVSSNYRGYDVWELPPNSQGIAALQILNVLEGYDFSKIPFGSPEHVHLFVEAKKLAFADRARFYADMAFQPAPVQKLISKEYAAQRRALISMDKALKEVQPGTPKQLEEGDTIYMTVADADGMMVSLIQSNYRGMGSGMAPPGLGFILQDRGEMFVLQKNHPNGYAPGKRPFQTIIPAFITKGGKPYASFGVMGGAMQPQGHAQIVMNLVDFGMNLQEAGDAPRIQHEGSTEPTGQATAMTDGGEVNLETGFPYETVRSLMRKGHRVVFADGPYGGYQAILRDPETGVYYGASESRKDGQAAGY; encoded by the coding sequence GTGTCCCGACGTCTTGCCCGTTCCCTGCTGGCTGCTGCCGTGCTGGCTGCCGTGCCCCTGCTGTCCCTGGCTGCCGACCGCATCACCGGCCATACCTTCGCCACCCGTTCGGAGGTGATCGCCCCGCATGCGATGGCCGCCACCTCGCAGCCGCTGGCCACCCAGATCGCGCTGGATGTGATGAAGCGCGGTGGCTCGGCCGTCGATGCCGCCATCGCGGCCAACGCAGCGCTGGGCCTGATGGAACCCACCGGCAACGGCGTCGGCGGCGACCTGTTCGCCATCGTGTGGGACCCGAAGACGCAGAAGCTCTACGGCTACAACGGCTCCGGCCGCTCGCCAAAGTCGCTCACCCTGGCCGAGTTCCAGCGTCGTGGCCTGAAGGAGATTCCGGCCACCGGCCCGCTGCCGGTATCGGTGCCGGGTGCGGTGGATGGCTGGTTCGCTCTGCACGACCGGTTCGGCCGCAAGCCGATGGCCGACAACCTGGCCCCGGCCATCCGCTACGCCCGGGAAGGGCACCCGGTGGCAGAAGTGATCTCCTACTACTGGGACCGCTCGGTGCCGAAGCTGTCGCAGTATCCGGGTTTCAAGGAGCAGTTCACCGTCGACGGCCATGCTCCGCGCAAGGGCGAGATGTGGAAGAACCCGAACCTGGCGGACACCCTGCAGAAGATCGCCGACGGCGGCCGTGATGCCTTCTACAAGGGCGATATCGCCCACACCATCGGTGATTACTTCAAGAAGAATGGCGGCTACCTGAGCTACCAGGACATGGCCGACCACCACGGCGAGTGGGTGGAACCGGTCAGCAGCAACTACCGAGGCTACGACGTGTGGGAACTGCCGCCGAACAGCCAGGGCATCGCCGCGCTGCAGATCCTCAACGTGCTGGAAGGCTACGACTTCTCGAAGATTCCATTCGGCTCACCCGAGCACGTGCACCTGTTCGTGGAGGCAAAGAAGCTCGCGTTCGCCGACCGTGCACGCTTCTACGCCGACATGGCCTTCCAGCCGGCACCGGTACAGAAGCTGATCTCGAAGGAGTACGCTGCGCAGCGCCGCGCGCTGATCTCGATGGACAAGGCGCTGAAGGAAGTGCAGCCGGGCACGCCGAAGCAGCTGGAGGAGGGCGACACGATCTACATGACCGTGGCCGACGCCGACGGCATGATGGTGTCGCTGATCCAGTCCAACTATCGCGGCATGGGCAGCGGCATGGCACCGCCGGGGCTGGGCTTCATCCTGCAGGATCGCGGCGAAATGTTCGTGCTGCAGAAGAACCACCCCAATGGCTACGCACCGGGCAAGCGTCCGTTCCAGACCATCATCCCTGCCTTCATTACCAAGGGTGGCAAGCCGTATGCCAGCTTCGGCGTGATGGGCGGTGCGATGCAGCCGCAGGGACACGCGCAGATCGTGATGAACCTGGTGGACTTCGGCATGAACCTGCAGGAGGCCGGCGACGCACCGCGCATCCAGCACGAGGGCTCGACCGAACCGACCGGGCAGGCGACGGCGATGACCGATGGCGGCGAGGTCAATCTGGAAACC